The Cucurbita pepo subsp. pepo cultivar mu-cu-16 chromosome LG18, ASM280686v2, whole genome shotgun sequence nucleotide sequence AGACGACGATGAggatgaagaaggaaaagagaacGAGGTTGATATCGACGACCCTTCGAACCTTAAGAGGCCTAGGGTAGTATGGTCGGTTGAGTTGCACCGGAAGTTCGTTTCAGCAGTTAATCAGTTGGGTCTTGAAAGTAAGTGAGTACTAGAAGCTATGTTAGTAAATTTGTGTTTCGTTATATGTAACGATTTGATTCGCTCTTAACCAGAAGCCGTGCCGAAAAAAATTCTGGATCTGATGAATGTTGAAGGGCTTACTAGAGAAAATGTGGCTAGTCATTTGCAGGCATGTGGCTATAGCATCTTTTTACTTGACAGATTTATGTGTCTGCAAAGATTAAACGAGACGAAAACGAGACAAAAATAAGAGTGTTCGTGTTGTATTTGCAGAAATATAGGCTTTACCTGAAAAGAATCAGCAATGTGGCATCTCAACAAGCTAACTTGGCTGCTACATTTGGGAGTAAAGAAGGCACTTACATGCGCATAGGTTCATATGATGGCTATGGAGATATGCATGGCTTTGCAGGATCAGGGCGGCTTCCAAGCTCTTCATTATCTTATTATTCACCTGCTGGAATGAGCCTGATCCAACAAAGCTCCCATAATTTGAACTGTGCTATCAGTAATCTTGGGAGCTTCCAACCAGCTATTATGTTGCCTCCACACCAAGCTACTAATCTATTGCAAGGGATTCCGACGTCACTCGAGCTCGGCCATTTGCAGCACAGCAAGTCCACCACTTCCATTGGAGAAGCTTTTGACATAGACTTTGGCTGTTCGAGTTTTTTGGATCCTGATCCTTCTAATGGAAACTGGCAGGGAGCAGCACAATTGTTGAGATTCTCAGCAACTTTGAACCCCAATGAGGAGTATCCCATTGATCAATTGCAAGCAATGAACTCGAGCATTTCCTCCGCCCCCTCAACGAACAGGAACATCTCGGTTGTTGGATCAGTTTCAGCTCCCTTGCTGGATTCAAGAGACCTGCAATGCCAGGCAGGGGTAGGGGTGGTTGACAGTATGCCAAAGCAGAGTTGGGAAGAGCACGAACACGATTACGCTCGATCCCCCTTAAGCCAGAGTTTCAATCAGAATAGTCTAGTTTGTGAGAGAAAGGTCGGTTTGTCTTTGATAGTCCCGTCAAATGATGCTCAACTATCCTTCCCTCAGCACAGTGTGGTTGAAAAATTGGGTCCTAACACAAAGACGAATGCGGATAGAAACTTACATGATGGATCGATTCAAGGAAGTTTCGAGTCCTTGGATGATATGATGAACGCGATGATCAAACAGGTATAGTCAAATTTCTTGCTAAATATTTAGATACTGAATCTGACATAAGTATGTAGACATTCCTTTCTTTTGAATGGTAATGCTGTTACCATCTCTGTTATGTGTGTGTCAACTTGATACACATACAGATTGTCTTACTGCAACCAAGTTTGCCAAACTTGtgatttttctttgtaatGATATGAAACACTGCCACAATATTGTTCTCTGTTCGGAAATAGCTCGAAATCTTACCTCGTGAAGGCTCTAATCAGTTTCAAGCCCCCCTATGAAGCTTAGTTGTCATAACATCCAAGCATTTTGACTTCTTTTGATCAAGATAACTTGTTGTGTGCTTCATAAACAGGTCGAGTTTCATGGGCCATTTGGTCGTAAAATGCAGTAGTCGTCGATATCCGATCGTGTTATGCATTTCTCATGATCACTTAAATGGAGATTTAGGTTCCATCTTTGTCTGCTCATCCATTTACTGATGCAAAACATATGGATAACGAAACAGCAGACTACACCCTCCTTATCCTTGTGTTCATAAGATAATGACAGGACAGCAGGTGTCACGATGGCTTTCGAGATGGTGTTCGTAATTAATGGAAAAACGAACAAGGACACCAAAAATACCAAATGCAACCTTAGAGGTAAACTTGTTGAGTTTGAAAACTAAATACTCGAAAGTAATCTAAACCAAACGTCTGATACGAAATGtgtaattttttcaaataaggTAACTtatgtatataatttaaatattcaactatattttgtttttctcctcACCTTCTTTCTAGTCTCTGCTTAAACCATCTAATGAATAGGAGTCTACTTTGAAATCGTCCCCCTAAGTATATGCTTCGACAGGAATTAAACAAGGGTAGATTGTTACAATAGAAACTTCTAGTAGGGTCTAGTAAAATGACCTATAACTCAACAATTAGTACATTGCACAGTCCATTTTAGGGATTGGCGAATTACCCATTTAATGATTATAGCACTGGACGTTCCAAAAATGGAGAACTATTGGGTCAGgtaaattcaataatagacGTCATTTGGCAATTCTCGGCCTCACTATCGTCTCCATGGAGAGAATGGACATCCCTATTCGTTTTTGCCCTCAGTCTACATGGATTATGGATTAGGTGCTCAAGTAACTATCACATGGTGTGCTGATTTACATAGTTTGAAAGTCATATTGCTCAATGGACATACAAAAAGAGCTCTTATTCTTCCTGTCATAGTCAAAGCCATAGGTCCTGAAAAGGAGAACCAATGCGTTTTATAGATGCAGAAAGGTTTCctttttctgttctgttcttctCTTTTATGGTAGAGGGCGGATTAACGCCCTTATCCATTTTCCATGACCGAACAGAACAAGTTCCATCAAGAAGCTGTGGGAAAAATGCTAACCAAAAAAGTCTTAACAATTTGAAAAGCTCTACCACAGCAGAAAATTATTCTAAGAAGGCTGCTTCAACAGTTCTGCAATAATGTTGGGTTCTAGAAACCACCCATCTGGAAGTTTCTACTTTCATCTCAGCCATCCGGCCAGATGGGGACAGCTGAAAAGACCTTATAGATAAGCATCCACACAAGTAATCCTGTGTCTACAAATATGTTGTCCAGAAACCAACATTTCAGTGTGTTGTTTCACATTTGAAACGATGGCAAAGAAAGAGATGGAAGTGGTTAAAGGGTTGGATCTTGAGAAGTACATGGGAAGATGGTATGAGATAGCTTCAATTCCATCGAGAAATCAACCAAAGAATGGTGTGAACACAAGGGCTACTTATACGCTCAAAGAAGATGGAACTGTGAAAGTGGTGAATGAAACTTGGAGCGATGGCAAGAGAAGTTCCATAGAAGGTGTGGCTTATAAGGCTGAGCCTTCAAGCCAGGAGGCCAAGTTCAAGGTCAAATTCTATTTGCCTCCCTTCCTTCCAATCATTCCAGTTGTTGGGAATTACTGGGTTTTGTATATTGATGGTGATTATCAGTATGTCCTGGTTGGGGAGCCTTCAAGGAAGAATCTTTGggtatgttttcaaatttcactCTCATTCCAAAGTTTCATATTCTGGGTTTTGTATACTGATGGTGTTTTTTTGGTGTATTGTGCAGATATTGTGCAGAAATACTCATCTTAACGAGGAGATATACAATGAGCTGCTTGAAAAAGCCAAGGAATTGGGTTATGATGTAAACAAACTGCACAAGACACCACAGAGCGATCCTCCACCAGAAGGTGAAGGTCCCAAAGATACAAAAGGCATATGGTGGATAAAGTCCATTCTTCTGGGAAAGTAAACAGATCACAGAAGCTTATGTTTATAACATCAGAACCCTATCTTGCTACTCTTCTCATCAGTTGTGTAAAATGTTGGTTTGTGAGTACATATTATGTGTGTATCTCGGTATGATCGTGCTTTAAATTGCACTCATGGTTTACTGATCATAAGTACAACTTGTTAGTAAGATCCGAACTCGTCTAATAAAAATGTGATTGCAAGAGGTAACTCGATCGACATTTATCAGCATTGATTAACATCAAGAGGGATCAATAATGAACATTCCattgaaaatggaaacaagCATATGTGAACTAACAccaatgaagaaaatgagacGTCAATATACTATACGAGTAGGATCTACGCCCAACATTTTGTTCCCCCATCTTTTAAACAACAAACGAGgataaaattcacaagattcagtgaaacaaacaaattgtAAAGGATATAATCATATTACAATCATCAATTATCTGGTTCAACTTTCTATGTGATGCCATCAAAAGCTTACAGTATGGTACAACACTGGTTGGTCTTTTTAGCTTGTTTGTAGAACATCTGTTCAATCACAAGTGGGGTACAGTTAGGTAGGTTCTTAAGGAAATGGAAAAACGTCAGATGCTTCATGAATGTAGTTGTAACATTAGTTGAGAAGAATTCAAGAAAGTAGCACCATTTCATGGACCAGAAATCTAACACACACTATTTTCTACTAGTTATGTACAATCGCATACCTGGGATGCTGCACTGAGATCAGAGCTCTTCTCGACCAAACTGTCCAACTTTTCACCACGTTCAAGCACGCTGTCAATCGTCTTATGCTGTATTGGAAGGTAGAAACATATCAGCATGAAAATTAATCAACCAGAAAACAGCAATGTAGCATACAACCCTGgaagatatatattaaaagaactTACAAGAATAATTTTGGTTTCGTCCAACTCCCGCTGTATTTTCAACAATTTATCAGCCTCTGCAGGGTCCTGGACagtaaataatagaaaatgttaTAATCACTGGTTGAGGTGGGGGAATGAAGCCTGTAAATACGTTTCAAATTCGGTCATGCAATTATGTCTTAATTAAATGTAGAAAGG carries:
- the LOC111780613 gene encoding two-component response regulator ORR22-like, which codes for MTVEGRSVDSAGDGGAADHFPVGMRVLAVDDDPICLKVLEHLLRKCQYHVTTTKRSIEALKMLRENRNKVDLVISDVNMPDMDGFKLLELVGLEMDLPVIMLSAHSDTELVMKGIAHGACDYLLKPVRIEELKNIWQHVIRRKKLEPKAKNKFPNQDNVGNGGSEGEQGFSSTSNADNAKLNRKRKEQDDDEDEEGKENEVDIDDPSNLKRPRVVWSVELHRKFVSAVNQLGLEKAVPKKILDLMNVEGLTRENVASHLQKYRLYLKRISNVASQQANLAATFGSKEGTYMRIGSYDGYGDMHGFAGSGRLPSSSLSYYSPAGMSLIQQSSHNLNCAISNLGSFQPAIMLPPHQATNLLQGIPTSLELGHLQHSKSTTSIGEAFDIDFGCSSFLDPDPSNGNWQGAAQLLRFSATLNPNEEYPIDQLQAMNSSISSAPSTNRNISVVGSVSAPLLDSRDLQCQAGVGVVDSMPKQSWEEHEHDYARSPLSQSFNQNSLVCERKVGLSLIVPSNDAQLSFPQHSVVEKLGPNTKTNADRNLHDGSIQGSFESLDDMMNAMIKQV
- the LOC111780564 gene encoding temperature-induced lipocalin-1-like produces the protein MAKKEMEVVKGLDLEKYMGRWYEIASIPSRNQPKNGVNTRATYTLKEDGTVKVVNETWSDGKRSSIEGVAYKAEPSSQEAKFKVKFYLPPFLPIIPVVGNYWVLYIDGDYQYVLVGEPSRKNLWILCRNTHLNEEIYNELLEKAKELGYDVNKLHKTPQSDPPPEGEGPKDTKGIWWIKSILLGK